A window of the Pseudomonas sp. B21_DOA genome harbors these coding sequences:
- a CDS encoding cell division protein ZapA, with protein MNHGTAGVKVISILGEDYSIKAPAGEEQTLLDAAMMLKAALEDTKRKYPTLIGDRLLVLAAMNLCSQQIEMKKQHKEELERYQEQVSATVETIAKTISQG; from the coding sequence ATGAACCACGGCACAGCAGGGGTAAAAGTCATCTCCATTCTCGGCGAGGACTATTCGATCAAGGCACCGGCCGGGGAAGAACAGACCCTGCTGGACGCGGCGATGATGCTCAAGGCAGCGCTGGAAGACACCAAGCGCAAATACCCGACGCTGATCGGTGACCGTTTGCTGGTGCTGGCAGCGATGAATCTGTGCTCGCAGCAGATCGAAATGAAGAAGCAGCACAAAGAAGAACTCGAGCGTTATCAAGAGCAAGTCAGCGCCACGGTCGAGACGATTGCCAAGACCATCAGTCAGGGCTGA